From the Polaribacter tangerinus genome, the window GTAAGATAGTTCTTTCTATTTTTAATAATTCAGACAAAGAGTTAACCACTAACTCTACTCCTTCCACATCATTCGAAATGTTTTTTCCTACAGGCACAGTTGCATTATTAATATAATCTGTAAAAGTATGTAATGGCTTACCTTGTAAGGTTAAAATTCGTTCGGCAATTTCATCTATTTTTACTTGAGAGTCTGTGTAAAACTCCTCGAATTTTAAATGCAGTTCGAAAAAATTCTT encodes:
- a CDS encoding Dps family protein, whose protein sequence is MSTSILGLDKKESANLVDSLNGLLSNFQIYYQSLRGLHWNIKGKNFFELHLKFEEFYTDSQVKIDEIAERILTLQGKPLHTFTDYINNATVPVGKNISNDVEGVELVVNSLSELLKIERTILHLSDEANDEGTNSMMSDFIAEQEKTIWMLNSWLGK